Genomic DNA from Vreelandella subglaciescola:
CCCCAGCATCTTCTGCGCACCACAGCAAAAAGCCCCTGCCGATTGAATCGGCAGGGGCTTTTTTTTATGACACGTTGTCGTCGCTGGTTAAAAGTGCGGCGTCAGCTGCTTGACCAGCGCCTTGTAAAGCCTTGGGCCAGCGGCCATCAGCAGGCCATCCGCCTTGATCGAAGGCCGCCCGTCCGGGGAGCCGGTCAGCGCGCCGGCTTCCTTGAGCAGCAGCATGCCGACGTGCATGTCCTGTTCTTCAAGCCCCAGCACAAAGGCGCTACTCACGCGCCCGGTGGCCACTTCACAAATATCCAGCAGGCCACTGCCGGTGGCAATCAGCGTATCGACGCTCGGGGCGAGCTGCTGGGTCAGCGTGAGGTAAGCGGGTAAATGGCGGCTGCGCAGATCAAGGGGCGGCAGGCTCAGTGCGATGCGCGTACCGGCAAGCGCAGTGGGCTTGCTGACGCGCATGCGCTTATCGTTATACTGCGCGCCGCTGCCGCGGCTGGCGATGTATTCATCGTCCGAGAAAGGACAGACAATCACCGCATGTTCAGGCCGGCCTTTAACCAGACACACCACCGACAGCGCGAAGTCCGCGCCGGCCACCGACAGGCTGGAATAGCCGTGGATCGGTTCAATTTTCCAGACGATATCGC
This window encodes:
- a CDS encoding inositol monophosphatase family protein is translated as MNPMVQFTLRATRKAADQFLRIRERIENAHDAANLEHLLAETASKAEATIVQQLERGYPQHGVAGRFTSHKAGEGDGRDIVWKIEPIHGYSSLSVAGADFALSVVCLVKGRPEHAVIVCPFSDDEYIASRGSGAQYNDKRMRVSKPTALAGTRIALSLPPLDLRSRHLPAYLTLTQQLAPSVDTLIATGSGLLDICEVATGRVSSAFVLGLEEQDMHVGMLLLKEAGALTGSPDGRPSIKADGLLMAAGPRLYKALVKQLTPHF